In one window of Pseudoliparis swirei isolate HS2019 ecotype Mariana Trench chromosome 15, NWPU_hadal_v1, whole genome shotgun sequence DNA:
- the pcsk5a gene encoding proprotein convertase subtilisin/kexin type 5 — MSMSVPLVFLLQVEWLQQQVVHRRVKSNSRAGPISDIPTAHPLSNRTQTLPYNNSLWNSPWYIHCSDESKGCQSCMNIAGAWRRGYTGKGVVVSVLDDGIEREHPDLKPNYDPLASYDVNGQDEEDPPPSTSNYHGTQCAGIVAAAANNSHCTVGVSFRARIGGIRMLDGDVTDIVEAQSLSFRPQHIDIYLASWGPEDDGATLEGPGPLTRLALQNGIKTGRHGRGSVFVWASGYGGRRGDHCSCDGYSGSVYTVSIGGSTRRGSAPDYLERCSSTLATAYTGGEAGETVTLGPQQSCSRAASETSLSSSVAAGVIALTLEANPLLTWRDVQHIIVRTSKSHHLLAPDWSVNGAGFKVSHLYGFGLLDAERMVKEAERWKPVPAQHQCVEEAPIQLSRTIHPGSPLTSVFESTGCSGEPRRRVVYVEHVVVRVAIDHGRRGDLSITLASPSGTVSQLLANRPHDDSHEGFPNWEFMTTHSWGEQAAGEWTLKIQDTSSQKRDTAELGTLKECSLLIYGTAGRPYPRHGERGARSAEMLMDSDLIEEYRGPCDPECSDDGCEGPGPQRCVTCLHFVLKFKDSARTCVSGCPRGFWGDRRRCKRCYSSCVSCTGSHSDQCTSCQPGHHPTEGTNTCTAACGDDYYLDHDAKMCRKCSESCVRCASSSVCKECKPGTSLQGNRCQRSCAAGFYHDKQEGACEPCHEACATCAGAGVAACNGCAEGFLVEEWRCVSSCSAGFYATEPSPELADGHRLCRRCDASCLTCAGPSRGNCSSCSSGHRLQEGACAVSSVCTGGEYQDGDWKCRACDATCLKCTGPQREDCISCVSSRALDVGRCVVQCAKGKYKSGGQCHLCDHTCATCVDARPDNCTGCDTDKFEVERYLHGGLCLDACPEAFYHSEERRCEPCSDRCRFCTGPTRCLQCNASYLSHGVCVKLECGEGEVEDPDYDDCMACEEGCRKCVLYNPKHCLSCTEGFYNFQDGCFKNCPAKTYSVAEEMTCVPCDDNCVSCDEHECYWCETDLFLSDGRCVSTCPVGFYGYEDTNDCERCHSDCVTCGGPEHDDCLSCEEDELLENGECVSDHEACPLKTFLSDDGECENCHPSCASCSGDEENQCATCATGRFLTAQRTCVSKCPGGAYGGRLSGVCDACPPGCLQCVDAQLCTRCHSSRRAPLFLQAGQCVQQCVRGYPAGQLCRSCAPGCASCGKNATHCLGCEGPLLLHQHQCVEACPPGHTLHDGECQRCPPACQECNPQGPCTGCEEHHFLHEGACVSDCPESFFEDGEQRACPRCHPDCALCDGPNSDDCDACKDPEATLHMGACPAACPAHAYRDAITGECKDCDASCLTCSPTGSCTSCREGQRSEGHGRCAPPPSSCAPHQYADQDGECHACHKHCHRCSGPGRTHCLSCNQRHLLLNATCVDECPTGSYAESGQRCSPCHPSCQSCVGGLSCECLACNIHLFREGKECVETCQHSRYGNTGSRTCEKCDPSCGECVGGEEDGCLSCAPGLLYLRREGRCLPSCPRGHYHDTAHRTCDGCHASCRACSGRDSQSCVSCHPGYQLSGGVCESTCDVGRFPVMQDSGHACEDCDGSCMECRGPGPANCTMCPPRAILEAGGRCLLCCRREEEEEEEEKATTQQDCCNCTETRGECILSTNLAFRNEEEEEARGNMTIFIIACVLLVLVLVAVFFIIRHTRSKRAPPDITPRGYEKLGSRSGYSSASSASHSGAGGRVQEAQLVDMTGRRSGSKVHDEDADDDDEDIVYMGQDGTVYRKFRYGQLEDDNDDEFEYDDESYTFR, encoded by the exons ATGTCCATGTCTGTACCCCTTGTGTTCCTTCTTCAGGTGGAATGGCTCCAACAGCAAGTGGTCCACAGAAGAGTGAAAAGCAACTCCAGAGCCGGTCCGATCTCTGACATCCCCACTGCTCATCCTCTCTCTAACCGCACGCAGACTCTTCCCTATAACAATTCATTGTGGAACAGCCCCTGGTACATC CACTGCAGCGACGAGTCCAAAGGCTGCCAGTCGTGTATGAACATCGCGGGGGCCTGGAGGAGAGGGTACACCGGGAAGGGTGTGGTGGTGTCTGTCCTCGATGATGGCATTGAGCGGGAGCATCCGGATCTGAAGCCAAATTAT GATCCTCTGGCCAGTTATGATGTGAACGGACAAGACGAAGAAGACCCTCCTCCGAGTACTTCCAACTA cCACGGGACACAGTGTGCGGGGATCGTTGCCGCGGCTGCAAATAACTCCCATTGCACGGTGGGGGTCTCTTTCCGAGCGCGGATAGGGG GCATCCGTATGCTGGATGGCGATGTGACGGACATTGTGGAGGCCCAATCACTGAGTTTCAGACCACAGCATATTGATATCTACCTGGCGAGCTGGGGGCCAGAAGACGACGGGGCCACTCTGGAGGGACCCGGACCCCTCACTCGTCTCGCTTTGCAGAATGGCATCAAAAca GGCCGGCACGGGAGGGGCTCTGTTTTCGTCTGGGCGTCGGGGTACGGCGGACGGAGAGGGGACCACTGCTCCTGCGACGGCTACAGCGGCAGCGTCTACACCGTCTCCATCGGCGGCAGCACTCGGCGCGGCAGCGCGCCAGATTACCTGGAGCGCTGCTCCTCCACGCTGGCGACAGCTTACACcgggggggaggcgggggaaACG GTCACGCTGGGTCCGCAGCAGAGCTGCAGCCGCGCTGCCTCGGAgacctcactctcctcctccgtaGCTGCAGGCGTCATCGCTCTGACGTTGGAAGCCAa CCCGTTGCTAACCTGGAGGGACGTGCAGCACATTATTGTCCGGACATCAAAATCTCATCATCTTCTCGCTCCCGACTGGAGCGTCAATGGAGCCGGATTCAAAG tgagccATCTCTATGGCTTTGGCCTGCTGGATGCTGAGCGCATGGTGAAGGAGGCCGAGCGTTGGAAACCAGTCCCCGCGCAGCAccagtgtgtggaggaggctccCATCCAGCTGAGCAG AACTATTCATCCGGGCTCGCCGCTGACGTCCGTGTTCGAGAGCACGGGCTGCTCCGGCGAGCCGCGGAGGCGCGTCGTCTACGTGGAGCACGTCGTCGTCCGCGTCGCCATCGATCACGGTCGCCGCGGCGACCTTTCCATCACTCTCGCGTCGCCTTCGGGCACCGTGTCGCAGTTGCTCGCCAACAG GCCTCATGACGACTCCCACGAGGGATTTCCAAACTGGGAATTCATGACGACTCACAGCTGGGGGGAGCAGGCAGCGGGGGAATGGACTTTGAAAATCCAGGATACTTCCTCTCAGAAGAGAGACACCGCTGAACTAG GGACGCTAAAGGAGTGCTCCCTGCTGATTTACGGCACTGCCGGCCGGCCGTATCCCAGGCATGGTGAGCGGGGAGCCAGGTCGGCTGAGATGCTGATGGACAGTGACCTCATTGAAGAATACAGAG GACCGTGCGACCCGGAATGCAGTGACGATGGATGTGAGGGGCCCGGCCCCCAGCGGTGTGTCACGTGCTTACACTTTGTTCTCAAGTTCAAGGATAGCGCAAG GACGTGTGTGTCAGGGTGCCCAAGGGGATTCTGGGGGGACCGCCGGCGTTGTAAGAGGTGCTACTCGTCCTGCGTGAGCTGCACTGGGAGTCACAGTGACCAGTGCACCTCCTGTCAGCCCGGTCACCACCCGACCGAGGGGACCAACACCTGCACGGCCGCCTGCGGGGACGACTACTACCTCGACCACG ATGCCAAGATGTGCAGGAAGTGCAGTGAGAGCTGCGTGAGGTGCGCCTCCTCCAGCGTCTGCAAGGAATGCAAACCAGGAACAAG TCTGCAGGGGAATCGGTGCCAGCGGAGCTGCGCGGCGGGATTCTACCACGACAAGCAGGAAGGCGCATGCGAGCCCTGCCATGAGGCCTGCGCTACCTGTGCAG GTGCAGGTGTTGCGGCGTGCAACGGGTGTGCAGAGGGCTTcctggtggaggagtggaggtgtgtgtcctcctgcAGTGCTGGCTTCTACGCCACAGAGCCAAGTCCAGAGCTGGCTGATGGGCACCGGCTTTGTAGGAG GTGCGACGCCAGCTGCCTCACCTGCGCCGGGCCGAGCCGCGGGAACTGCAGCAGCTGTTCCAGCGGTCACCGCCTGCAGGAGGGCGCGTGTGCGGTTAGCTCCGTGTGCACAGGCG GAGAATACCAGGACGGAGACTGGAAGTGCCGCGCGTGTGATGCCACGTGTCTGAAGTGCACCGGACCGCAGAGAGAAGACTGCATCAGCTGCGTGTCTTCACG GGCTCTAGATGTCGGCCGCTGCGTGGTGCAGTGTGCAAAGGGCAAGTACAAGTCGGGTGGCCAGTGTCACCTGTGTGACCACACCTGTGCCACCTGTGTGGACGCGAGGCCTGACAACTGCACCGGCtgtgacacag ATAAGTTTGAAGTGGAGCGATACCTGCACGGAGGCCTGTGTCTGGACGCCTGTCCCGAGGCCTTCTACCACAGCGAGGAGCGGCGCTGTGAGCCGTGCTCGGACCGCTGCCGGTTCTGCACCGGCCCGACTCGCTGCCTCCAGTGCAACGCCTCCTACCTCTCTCACGGCGTGTGCGTGAAGCTGGAGTGTGGAGAAG gggaggtggaggatccAGACTACGACGACTGCATGGCGTGTGAGGAGGGATGCAGGAAGTGCGTCTTGT ATAACCCCAAGCATTGCCTCTCCTGCACTGAGGGCTTTTACAA TTTTCAGGACGGCTGCTTCAAAAACTGCCCGGCGAAGACGTACAGCGTGGCAGAGGAGATGACCTGCGTTCCATGTGATGACAACTGCGTGAGCTGTGATGAACATGAGTGCTACTGGTGTGAGACCGACCTCTTCCTGTCAG ATGGGAGATGTGTTTCGACGTGTCCTGTCGGTTTCTATGGTTACGAAGACACCAACGACTGTGAGCGTTGTCACTCGGACTGTGTGACGTGCGGCGGCCCGGAGCACGACGACTGCCTGTCGTGTGAGGAAGACGAGCTGCTGGAGAACGGAGAGTGTGTATCGGACCACGAGGCGTGCCCCCTGAAGACCTTTCTCAGCG ATGACGGAGAGTGTGAGAACTGCCACCCGTCGTGTGCGTCCTGCTCCGGAGACGAGGAGAACCAGTGTGCGACGTGTGCAACAG ggCGGTTTCTGACCGCACAGCGAACATGCGTGTCCAAGTGTCCGGGCGGTGCGTACGGCGGCCGGCTGAGCGGCGTGTGTGACGCCTGCCCTCCAGGCTGCTTGCAGTGTGTGGACGCTCAGCTCTGCACGCGCTGCCACAGCTCTCGCAGAGCGCCCTTATTCCTGCAGGCCGGACAGTGCGTCCAACAATGTGTCAG GGGTTACCCCGCAGGCCAGCTGTGTCGGAGCTGTGCGCCCGGCTGCGCCTCCTGTGGGAAGAACGCCACCCACTGCCTCGGCTGTGAaggacctctcctcctccaccagcaccaGTGTGTGGAGGCGTGTCCTCCGGGGCACACTCTGCACGACGGAGAGTGCCAACGCTGCCCCCCCGCCTGCCAGGAGTGCAACCCTCAGGGGCCGTGCACAG GCTGTGAGGAGCATCACTTCCTCCACGAGGGAGCGTGTGTGTCCGACTGTCCCGAGAGCTTCTTCGAGGACGGGGAGCAGAGGGCGTGTCCGCGCTGCCACCCCGACTGCGCGCTGTGCGACGGCCCGAACTCCGACGACTGCGACGCCTGCAAGGACCCCGAGGCCACGCTGCACATGGGCGCCTGCCCCGCCGCCTGCCCCGCCCACGCGTACAGAGACGCCATCACGGGGGAATGTAAAG ACTGCGATGCGTCTTGCCTCACCTGCTCCCCCACGGGCTCCTGCACCAGCTGcagagagggtcagaggtcggaGGGCCACGGCCGCTGTGCGCCGCCACCCAGCAGCTGCGCCCCTCATCAGTACGCAGACCAGGACGGGGAATGCCACGCGTGCCACAAGCATTGCCACCGGTGTTCAGGCCCCGGCAGAACCCACTGCCTGAGCTGCAACCAGAGGCATCTCCTGCTCA ACGCCACCTGTGTGGACGAATGTCCGACGGGCTCCTACGCCGAGTCGGGCCAGCGGTGTTCGCCGTGCCATCCGTCCTGCCAGTCCTGCGTCGGGGGGCTCAGCTGCGAGTGCCTCGCCTGTAACATCCACTTATTTCGAGAGGGCAAGGAGTGCGTGGAGACGTGCCAGCACAG TCGCTACGGCAACACCGGCTCGAGGACGTGCGAGAAGTGTGACCCGAGCTGCGGGGAGTGCGTcggcggcgaggaggacggCTGCCTGAGCTGCGCTCCGGGTCTCCTCTACCTGCGGAGAGAAGGCCGGTGCCTCCCCTCGTGCCCTCGGGGGCACTACCACGACACGGCACACCGGACCTGCGACGGCTGCCACGCCAGCTGCAGAGCGTGCTCAG GAAGGGACTCCCAGTCCTGTGTCTCGTGCCACCCTGGGTACCAGCTCTCAGGGGGCGTGTGCGAGTCCACGTGCGACGTGGGCCGGTTTCCCGTGATGCAG GATTCAGGCCACGCCTGTGAGGACTGTGACGGATCCTGCATGGAGTGTCGCGGGCCGGGTCCGGCCAACTGCACCATGTGTCCTCCTCGGGCCATCTTAGAGGCCGGAGGACGCTGCCTGCTTTGCTGccgccgtgaggaggaggaggaagaggaggagaaggccaCAACGCAGCAGGACTGTTGCAACTGCACCGAGACTCGAG gAGAGTGCATCCTGAGCACAAACTTGGCATTCagaaatgaagaggaagaggaggccagggGCAATATGACAATCTTCATCATCGCCTGCGTACTGTTGGTGCTGGTACTGGTGGCCGTGTTCTTCATCATCCGGCACACGCGCTCCAAGAGGGCGCCGCCGGACATCACGCCGCGCGGCTACGAGAAGCTGGGCTCCAGAAGCGGCTACAGCTCCGCCTCTTCGGCGTCGCACAGCGGTGCCGGAGGTCGCGTCCAGGAGGCGCAGTTGGTGGACATGACTGGACGCCGCTCGGGGAGTAAGGTTCATGACGAAGACGcagacgacgacgacgaggacATTGTTTACATGGGCCAGGACGGCACCGTCTACAGGAAGTTCCGGTACGGACAGCTGGAAGACGACAACGACGACGAGTTTGAGTACGACGACGAGAGCTACACGTTCCGGTGA